Genomic DNA from Veillonella criceti:
GACCTGTTTTACCACCGAGGAGCACGACAATGTCACCAGGGGCAGGGGCCTCACGACGTACATTACTGCGTGGAGCAGCCCCCACAACAGCGCCGATTTCCATGCGTTTAGCAACATAGCCTGGATGATAGTATTCGCGTACTTCACCTGTAGCGAGGCCAATCTGGTTGCCGTAAGAGCTATAACCACGGGCTGCGCCTACTGTAATTTGTGATTGTGGTAGTTTACCTTCCAAGGTTTCACTGAGAGGTGTTAATGGATTGCCTGAACCAGTAACACGCATGGCTTGATATACATAGGCACGACCACTTAATGGATCGCGGATACAACCGCCTAAGCAGGTAGCAGCGCCACCATACGGTTCAATTTCAGTCGGGTGATTGTGCGTTTCATTTTTGAAAAGTAACAGCCACTCTTCAGTTTCACCGTTTACATCGACAGGTACAACAATAGTACAAGCATTGATTTCATCAGATTCATCAATTTCTTGTAAGCCGCCTTGCTCACGTAATTCTTTGACGGCTAAGGTGGCCATATCCATTAAGTTACGTGCTTTTTCACGACTGGCGTAAAGATGACGCCGACCATCCATGTATTCTGCTAAGGCTGCTTGGATAGGCACCGTTTCCGGTGTATTATCAATCGTAATATCTGTTAGCTCGGTCATAAAAGTAGTATGACGGCAATGATCAGACCAGTAGGTATCTAATACTCGAATTTCAGTGATTGTTGGGTTGCGCTTTTCTGTATTGGCAAAATATTCTTGAATTAACTCAATATCGGCAGCACTCATAGCTAGACCTAATTCACTGCGCCAATTTTGTAATTCTTCAGGACTGGCGGTAATGAAATTATCTAAGGTGGCAACCGGTTCTGCTGGTTGCACATCAAGTTGTAATGTTGTAGGTAATTCAAGTGAGGCTTCTCTTGAGTCTACTGGGTTGATATAATATTGCTTTATACGAGCAATGTCTTTGTCACTTAAATCGCCTTCTAAAGCAAACACGCGGGCTGTGCGCACGGTTGCGCCTGATTTAAGGGTTAACATAGCTAGACATTGCTCAGCTGAATCAGCACGTTGGTCATATTGGCCAGGTACATATTCCGTGGCAATGATATGAGTTTGTTCTGTATGAGGGAGGGTGTCAAATAGTTCATCTACCGGTGGTTCGGAGAAGATGAGTTGCTTAGCGTTCGCTAAGTCGTCAGTTGATACGCCTTCAATGTCATAGCGTTCGTAAATGGTTACAGAATCTACGGGAATGCCGAGTTCGGTACGAATGGTGTGACACATAGATGTAGCTTCGTGCGCAAAGGTGTTACGCTTACGGACGAAAATGCGATGAATTGACATAGTAAGCCTCCTCGTAATGGTTGTCAATGAATGTACTAACTATTGTGTAGATGCTGAAATATAGATATAATATACCTATATTGACAATTCTAGTATATACGGTTTAGACTTATTAGTAAAGAAAAATTTAATTAGTTGGAGTTAATAATCAGTTTTTAATGATTAGATAAACTAATTAAAAAATAAGTTATACCTGTTGCTATGGTTTGACAGTATTTATGGGGTATTGAGTGGTAGTTGTTGTAAAGGAGATAAAAGATATTATATGAGTATTTCCACAGATTTGTATCGTACTTTTTTAGGGGTAGGGTTGCACTTATCCTTTTCTAAAGCAGCTAAAGAGATAGGGGTATCTCAGTCTGCTATTAGTCAAAGTATTAAGCAGCTGGAAAAAGAATTGAATATTGTACTCTTTGAACGTACGACTAAGTCAGTTTCTTTTACGCCGGAAGGAAAAGAACTTTTCGATACAGTGGCCAACGCGTTCTCTATTTTAGACAATGGGGTAACACAGTTACAAGATCGGCTTACGCATGAACAAGAAAGTGTGAAGCTGGCAGCCACCGATACTTTATGTCGCCACTTTTTATTGCCGTATTTTAAAAAATGGCAAGAAAAAGAGTTAGAAACGGGGTTACAGATTACGAATCGACCATCGCCTATTTGTGTGCAAATGGTTGAAAATCGAGAAGCCCAAATGGCAATTGTTAATACCT
This window encodes:
- a CDS encoding LysR family transcriptional regulator, giving the protein MSISTDLYRTFLGVGLHLSFSKAAKEIGVSQSAISQSIKQLEKELNIVLFERTTKSVSFTPEGKELFDTVANAFSILDNGVTQLQDRLTHEQESVKLAATDTLCRHFLLPYFKKWQEKELETGLQITNRPSPICVQMVENREAQMAIVNTYEGLESNPQLEVIELQTMQDVFVGGPFYKGMGTIDLNRLMQEPLLLLTQGAASREFFDNLTGKACKKPSFELGSLDVLMDLVEINMGISLVPDILVKQKIKEGRVVEIKTDIIVPPRKIALVRSRLLPVSQGAAKFIDLLLKK